The region AACTGGTCGTTCGCAATTAATACAGCATTTTCTTCAACTAACTCGCAACCTGGGGCTGCATGAATAATTATATCATAATAGCCATATGGCAAGTTAGTAGGAACAAAGAAACTGGCATCGAATTGACTGGTATAGTTATTATTATTTGTGTAATAAAATGCCAAATTGCTAATACTATTTGATGCAATAGAGTCAGTGTTATTTGTTATTTCAATGGTATTGGCTCCAATTGCCATAAATTCAAAATTTCCATATGGTGTCCAATATGAGTAACAAGTTTCAGAAACTTGACCAAACTCTACACCCAGCCCTGTAAAAGTAACGGAAAGGCTTGTCCCTGGCGTAAACACATTATTCGATATTGTAATTGATTGATCAAGATGAAAATTGTCGAAACCTGTTACTTCACAAATACCTTGAAAGCCAATTACTAAATTGTAATCGCCCGCAGAATGACTTGCATCAAAGGCAAAATCTGCCTCTACAACTGTAGAACTAATTACATTTATTTGGTAAGGATTGATGTAAGAATAGTTGTAATATGAGGAATTATACTGAGCTAAAACAATATTTGATGTATTAACATAATGACAATTAGGACAAACACAAGACGGATTATCCGTAAAATTCATATTGTTCGATGTTATTGTGATAGTAATAAAATCGCCCAAACTTGAAGCGCTCGGGGAAAATGAAAATGAATATTGGGCTTGTATGTTTGCTGAAGAAATAACAAATAGAAGAATAATCAATAGATTTCCGAATTTTCTTTTAGAAGTTTCCATAATTAATTTCTTAAAATTAATATTTACAAATAAAAACTGTACAAAGATAAAATATTATATGAATAAAAAAAATATTTTCATGATTCTTTCTGATAAAATTGTAAAAGTTGTTAGCTAAAACAAAAAAATCTTCAAGAATTTAGAATGTTGAAATGAAAATCAAATAAAATTTAATTCAGTCCCATTATACACAATTTTTGAATGCCGCTAAAATTAGTCCCGAATACATCTAATAGATAAAGCAGCGTTTTTATCAAATCCACTCCTGTAAGAATTGGTAAAACTTGGACTTAAGCTCCTAATATATGCAGAATTTGTATTTTTTTCGCTTGATGTGAAAAAGTAGCTTGAGGAAAAATCGTAATAAGATATGTGAAAATAGCCTTTCCCGATTGCTTCAAAATTTGTTGAGCCTCCAAAACCTAAATCTATCCCTGCTGAAACGCCCCGCCAGCCTTCAAGTGTGGAATCGTTAATTGCTGAATCAACAAAATTTTCCATTATATACCACTCATTATCTGAAGGAATGTGCCAACCATCGGGACAAATTCCTTGAACGGATTCTTGAGTTGAATTTTGCATCAATTCGTTCCATTTGTAAAGTCCGCCATAAAGTTCGCAATTGTTGGCATCATCGACATAGCAATATTTTTCAATAATCTGGTTTGTCGATTGTCCTGAGTTATTTGACATAATCCATTCCCCAACATTCAGATTTTCTGCCATCCAACACTGATTTCCTATCTGAACCATTTCGTAAGTTTGAGCATCTCTTTCATCAATAATATATCCCGTACAATTGTATGGATAATTGAAATTCTGACTTGTTGAAAGCTTTATTTGATAGCCTTCGGTGGGCATTAAATTGCCAATCAGATTTATTGCGTATGCCGGCCAAAAAACTTGTCCATCGTCGTTTTTAACAATTTCGATATCGTTAATCATTTCAGCGAAAGCTGACTGAATAGGCGAGGGTTTGTGGTCTATATATGCAATAATATTCCAGCCACTGTTGAGATTTATCTGTGTATTTTCCGGAGAAACAAAAGCTCCAACAATTTTAAGAGTTTCGCTTGCTTCCATTTTAATTTGATAACCTTCGCCAACTACATGATTTCCAATCTGATCTATACTAAACGAAGGATAATAAACCAAACCTAACTGGTTTTTTACAATTGTCAAATAATCTAGCTCGCTGAAAATGCTATCGAAATTTGGTTGTTCAGGATTTATACATGTTGAGATAATGCTCCAACCTGTGAATAATTCAATAGTTTGTTGAAGCTTTGCATGATAATCTTTTGACACATTACAACCAAATTCGGTCAATAATGAAACTGATAAATTCTCATTTTTTGTGATTATTTTGAATTGAGAATTTGTTGAATCGTTCCAAACATAGGATGTGAAATTTTCGCCAGCATCGAGAGTTATAAACGTCCCAATTTCGAAGGTAGTGTCAATTGTTTCATATAGGTTCATTTCTTCAGAGATTACATGAACAGAATCTATAAAGGTAGTACCATGAAAATCTGTATATTGTAATGTGTAATATCCTGTGTCGCTCGCTTGAATTGTAGTTCCGGTTTCACCCGTTGACCATTGGTATGAGAGATATCCATCCAGAGCTATAAGTGTTGTTGTATCGTCTGGACAAGAAAAAATTGCTTCAGGCAATCCGGCACTTGGGGGCAAATTAGTATAATTTATTGTCAATTCAGGATGGAGATCTGAATTGTAGTGGTCGCTTGAAGCAAAAACTCCACGACTATACCAATAAAATTGCAGTAAATTTGATGCTTTTATTAGAAATCCAAAATTTTCGTTGGGCGACAGATTTATATCTTTCACTAAGTCGGTTACGTCAAAATAGGCAGGACCATCTGTTTCTTCAATGGGAGTTTCGAAGTTAGTAGATTCTTCATAAGCCGGTTGATTTGCCCATGTTGCTATATCTTCGTCCCATGGAGCAGTTATTCTTCGAACGCGAGTGTATGTATGATCATAATTCTCGCCACCATTAAATCCGTTATTACTAAGAGGATTATAGTACAGTTTTATTTTAGCAGAAGTAATATTTTCGTTTGAGATATAATTTTCTGAACAGATTTCAGGAATATCAAATTGTATAAGAATTCTGTTATAGTATTCTACAGAATTTATTAATTGTGAATAGATATTCAAATTTGCCGATGAACCGAAATTTGTATTTTCCTGGTTGTTTGCAATCATTGCATCTTTACCCTCACTTGCGTTTGGTTTGACTGTTACACTCGAATTTGATTCGAATGGGTAATAATAAATTGTATCAGTAAATTTGCAAAAATAGTTTGTATCTGAATAATTGGTAAGTTTTAAGGACAATGCATAAGCTCCAAAATAATCGTATTGATAATATCCAGAAAGAGTGTTTTCGGCAATATCGCCATTGTCAAAATCCCACAAAATTGAATACTCGTTCGTTGGAAAGATATTGTCGAAATAATAATGTACCGAATCGTCAAAACTTGTTTCAATATTCAGGTTTGAGCAAGAAACCGTAATTGTTTTTACAACTGTATCGGCACATGAATAGTAGTTTGATTGAAAGTTTTGATAGCAAGTAATATCATAAGTTCCGGGCAAGGAATATGTATATGTCAAATCATCAAATGCTTGCACAATGTTGCCATCTCCCATATCGAATAATATTGAAAACCCATCTCGGTCGTAAATCTCGTCTTCCAAACTTAGATTAATTCCAAAATTTTCAATTTGATAATTGAAATCTGCATTACAATCTTCATAATATAGGAAAGCATTGTGTTGCCAAATTCCACAGCCACCCGGATCAATCCTAATGGTATAGTTCCCATATGCATCATTTGAGGGCATGGTGAAATGTGCGTCAAATTGACTATCATAATTATTATTGTTATTGTAATTGAAAACTAAATTTTCTATTGTGTCTGCATGAATATAGCTACCATTTCCAAATAATAGGATATTGTATGCATATAATGAAAGATTTTCAAAGCCACCGTTTGCATTCCAATATGAGGCACAAGCCTCCGATACTTGATCGAATTCAACTCCAAGCCCTGTAAATGTTACTGTCAAGGATGTGTCTGAAACCAAGACATTTGGAGATATTGAGAATGATGGTTTTAAGATGAATATCTGACCGTTGGTCAATTGACAGCTTGTTTGATAGCCGAGAAGCAACAAAAATTCTCCTACAGGATGGCTTGCGTCAAAATCGAAATATGCTTCGATAGTTGAGTTTTCAATGACATCTATTTGAGTAGGATAAATATAAGTAAAAGTTCCATAGTTTTGGTTATGATGCCGCAATACTACATTCGATGTTGAGACATAATGACAATTCGGGCATTGACAATTTGGGTCGTCGGAAATCAAAAGTTGTGGTACACTAATCGTAATCTTCTTGCTCTCACCAAGCTTGGCTGAGCTTGGGCTAAAAGTATATTGCGAAAAAGTGATTGTTGAATTAACCAATAAAAAAATAATCAATAAGTTTCCGAATTTCCTTTTAGAAATTTCCATAATTTAATTCTTAAAATAAATATTATTAAAAAAAACTTTTCCAAAGATAATATAAATATTTGTATCTAATCAGTGAACTGAAAAGTGGCTAAATCTTATTTTGAGCTGCTGGAAAAAGAATTTCCTTTTTCGTATATTCAATCTTTATGAAAAACCAATGTTTGTAAATCGCTTAAATTTTTTATCCTGAAAGGATTAAACGTAAAAGCATAGGCTGAAACGCAGTGAAAGTCTATGTCTGAAATTTGCAAGGAAAAAAGGGCTGAAAGTCCGAAACGTATATTCCGAAAAAAATAAGCATACAATTTCATAAAAATTATAGGTGTTGGCCAGAAAAAATGGCGGGCGGGTGCTGGAATGTGGGTTGTAGCATCATTTTTTCTTGTTCCGATAGCTATCGGAATTGTTACTTTTGTGTCAAGACAAAAGTAAATGATAGGACAATAAACTGAACTTGATATTTCATACTTATAGGATGAAAGTTATTTTCCAACACCTCAAAAAAAGATTTAGCAGCGAAAGCAGGAATCCCTTTGAATGTAGAAATCTGTGGAAGGGATTTCTGCTTTCGCAAGAATGAATTCCATTTTGGGCTCAATCAAAAATTGAAAACTAAAAAAATCATCAATCTCTTATACATCTTACAGAAAGTGCTGCATCTTTAAGCGTTTGGCCTCTATAGAATTTTGTAAAGTTTGAGGATTGTTGTCTGAAATAATATATAGATGGCGTATTTTCGCTGGAGCTAAGCATATAAGTAGAATTTGGATCGTTGTAGGATGTATAGAAAAATCCTTTTCCGATAGCCTCGAAATGTGCTGAACCTCCATTTCCTAAAATTGTTCCTGCCGAAATTCCTCTCCAGCCTTCAATTGTGGGATCGTTAATTGCAGGATCAACGAAATTTTCCAAAACATACCATTCATTGTCAGAAGGAATATGCCAGCCATCGGGGCAAATACCTTGCGATGATTCTTGAGTTGAATTTTGCATTACTTCGTCCCATTTATATAAACCACCATAATTTTCGCAATTGATAGAATTGTCTGCGTAGCAATATTTTTCAATAATCTGGTTTGTCGATTGTCCAGGATTATTTGACAAAATCCATTCTCCAACATTCAGGTTTTCAGCCATCCAACATTGATTTCCTATCTGAGTCATATTGTAGTTTTGCCCATCTCTTGCATCTATAAACGAACCGCTGCAAAAATTCGGATATGTAAAAACCTGATTTGAATTTATTTTTATTTGATAGCCTTCGGTTGGTAAAAGTTCGCTTAAAGTGTAAATTCCAAAACTTTGCCAATAAAGCTGCCCTAAATCGTTTTTAATAAGTTCAATATCAGCAATAATTCCTGAAAGTGCAAATTCAATTGAAACGGGCTGATGATGTAAGAATGCAATCATATTCCAGCCACTGCTTAAATTTATAGGAATATTTTCAGGAGAAATTGAAGAACCTACTATTTCCAGATTTTCGCTTAATTCCATTTTTACAAGATATCCTTGCCCAAGTGTATGATTTCCAATCTGATTTATTTCATATGCCGGAAGATATGTCAGTCCCATTTGGTTTTTCAGAATAATTAGGCTATTTAACTCAGCAAAAATGCTGTCAATATTTGCATGAACGGGATCTATACAAGTAGAAATCATGCTCCAACCTGCCGACAATTCAATGGTTTGTTTCAGCAGGGCATGATATTCTTTCGAGATTGTACAGCCATTTTCGGTAATCAGTTGTACTTGTAAATCTTCATTATTAAAGATAAGTTTTTCTTGCTCAAAAGTATTATCACTCCATGAATACGAATCAAAATCATCGCCAGGATCAAGGTTTATATACGTTCCAATTTCGAAAACAGTATCAATAGTTTCTTGAAGCGGATATCCTTCGGAATAAACGTTAACAGTATGATCATAAACATTTCCGTTAAAATCTGTATAGCTAAGAGTATATTGCCCTGTGTCATATACTTGAATCTCTTTACCGGTTTCGCCAGTTGACCAATCGTAAGAAACGTATCCTTCAATTGCTGTGAGAGTAATAGTGTCTCCTGGACATTGGAAAACACCAAAAGGAAGTCCAGTGTTATACGGGAAGCCTGAATAATAAATTATTAGTTCAGGATGTAAACTATCACTGGAATGATCACTTGAGGCAAAAACTCCTCTACCATATTCTAAATTTTCGTCTTTGACTTTTAATAAAAATCCATGATTAATTTCCGGTGTTGTATTTATTTCTTTGGCAAATTCAGTTATATCAAAATATGGCGATTTTATACTATTTTGAAAAGGTGTATCTACCTGTGATGTTTGAGTGTCGAAAGTTGGCTGGTTTGCATATGTTACAGAAATTTCGTCCCAGTGCGAAGTAATTTTACATAACTCTGTAACTGTATAGGCTAAATGAGATTGTCCGTAAAATCCATTACTGTAAAAATCGTTTTCGTAAAGGTGAATTTTTGATGAAATAATGTTTTCATTTGAAATATGGTTGTTTTCGCATATTTCCGGAATATCAAAATATATTAAGCTTCTGATTGAGTAAGAATAGGGAGTAGAATATATGTTATGGTAATGAACTGCACCATAATTTACATTCATATTTGAGCTCTTAATCAGTGCATCCTTTCCTATTTCGGAATTTGGTTTAAAAACAATCGGATCATATTGAGATTTGGGATAAACAAATACAGTATCGCTGAGCATGAGGCAGGATATATTTGTGTCGTAGTTATTAGTTAAAGATAATGAAACTACGTAAGCCCCAAAGTTACTATATTCATAATAATTTGAGTTTTGGTCTGTACTAAAATCGCCATTTCCAAATTCCCATAAATATGAATATTCACTTGTGGGGAAAACAGCATTTAGATGATAATAAAGTGAATCGTCAAATTCTACATTAATATTTATGTCAGAACACGAAATTGTAATGTTTTGCGAAACAGTATCTGAACATGAATAATTGCTTGATTGATAGACCACATAACTTGTAACGGTATATGTGCCTGGAAGAGAATAGGTATGTATTAGGCTATTTGTAGCGTTTATGATTGTTCCGTCACCCATGTCGTAATATGCTTCAATACCGTCTAATCCATATATCTCATATTCTAAATCGACTATCACGCCAAATCCATCAGTTTCATATAGAAAGTTTGCATTGCAGTCTTCATAAAAGTAAATAGTGTTATTTTGATTTAGATTAGTACTCGTATGATAAAAAAATACATTGTATAAACCATAATCAGCTATCGATGTATCGATGGAAAAAGTGGCATCTAACTGACTTATATAATCTGTATTACTATTGTAGTAAAAGTTTATGTTACTAATCGAATCAGTATAAATATAATCGTTTGATTGTTTTAATCTGACTGAAGTATTCGATGGACAATAATAACTAAATCCTCCATTTTCGTTCCAATAAAAAGCAAAAGTTTCGGAATTCTGACCAAATTCTAATCCAATTCCTGTAAATGTTACTGTGAATGAGGTGTCTGCAACAATTAGGTTCGTTGAAGCTTTAATTGATGGATTAAGTTCGAAAACAAAACTACAAATAAGTTGACAAGGAGCGCCAATTATTAATCCAAATTCTCCTACCGGATGGCTTGACTCAAAGATAAAAGTGGCTTCAACCGTAGTAGAATCGACAATATTTACTACTATTGGAGTGATATTTGTAAATGTATTGAAATCAGTGTTATACTGATATAAAACTAAATTTGTGTCGCAAACATAATAATAGTCCGGACAAACACAATTTGGGTTGGAAGAAAAGCTTATCTCCGGACTTGTAATTTCGATTGTTATACTATCGCCGAGATGTGCATTTTCGGGGCTCAAATGAAGTTGCGAATAACCATTATACGATATCAATACTAATAAAGCAAAAATCAATATGCCTCTGAATTTTCTTTCTAAAGTTTCCATAGTTAATTTCTAAAATTAATATTTACAATAAAAACTTTACAAAGATAAAAAATAATGTGAAATAAAAAAGCCTATTTCATTTTTTTGCTGAAAACAATATTTTTTTGATATTAGATTATCACTATTTGAATATGTTGAATATCAGACCTGACGAAATAATGCAATTGCTGTCGTTACTATCAAGTATTTTTGATTTATCTGCCTATGTTTATTAACTTAATAGCTAATGAACCTTTAATTTTACGCTTATAATTTTCTAAGATTTCGATTCAGCAAACTTTTCGATTGCCCAAATTGAAATAATCCCTAAAATCATTAGACCTAATGAGAATATTATAACGGAATTCATTTGCTCAGGTAAATAACGTTCGTAAGCATATGGTTTTATTTCTTCTAATAATTTTCCATTTGAATCGATGAATGCTCCAAATTTGTTGGTAGTGATTAAGTCTCCCAGACTATCGAAAGATTTTTTCCAAGGCCAAAGGATTGAAAGTGATCCAAAAATAAAACCCGTTAGAAGTGAAATTGTTTGATCTTTGTAGTTTTTAAAAATCCAGGATAGAAGATACGAAAATGCCAGTAAACCAAAACCGGCTCCTATAACAACAGGGATTAGAATTATTACATCCATATTGTTCACTGCATCTATCATAACAAGTTTATAATTCCCCATCAAAATAAGAACGAACGAACCCGACAATCCTGGTAAAATCATGCTGCAAGCTGCCACTATTCCACAAATGAAAAGGTAATAGATAGAGTCGTTTTCTGTAGCGTGATTCAAAGTGGAAAGAAAAACCGCTGCTGCAGTACCCACCATAAATATTATTATAACTACCACAGACCACCGCGAAATTGTTTTACCTACAAAATAGACCGATGCCAGAATTAAACCGAAAAAATATGCCCAGATATAAATAGGGTAATTATCGAATAAATAGCCAAAAAGTTTAGCAATTGTAATGATACTAACGGCAATTCCAAGAAAAACTGATATCAGAAATGAAAGATTTATATGCTTAGCAAATTCTTTAAACTTTCCAGTAAATAAAAGTTTTACAGCAATCAGATTAAACGACTTTATTGAATTTATTAATTTTTCGAAAATTCCTGTAATTAAAGCAATAGTGCCTCCCGAAACTCCAGGAATAACGTTAGCTACACCCATTCCTATACCTTTGAAAAACAGACTTATATATTCTTTCATTTGTTTTTGTTTTTATATTTTGAAAATTGAAAGTGCATAGTTTTGGTTTTACAATTATCAAGCTTTCCTATATTTATTAATAATATCTACAACTTCTGTAAACGACCTCGATTTTTGATAATATTCAATAAAATCTATATGCATATCGTAGTCTAATTTTAGTGCTTCTTCAAGATTTTTTATTGCTTCATCAGTTTTTCCTATTTCTAATAAATATGCAGTTAAATAATAATAAATATCAGCAACTTTGTAGTCCGAGCTAATTAGAACATTCATAGCATCAATGGCTTCCTGAGTTTTCCCCGTTACGAAAAATACTTCTGAACGCTCAATCCAGGCATCAATATCTTCCGGATCTAAATCAATAGTTTTTGAAAAAGCTTCAACTGCTTCATCGTATTTTTTCATTTTTGCAAGAATTTTCCCGTAAACGAACCAATATTCCGGATTATCATTTTCAATATCTAAGGATATTTTAATGAATTTCAAACTATGTTCAAATTCTTGTTGATTTAGCAAAACTAATGAAATCCCATACCAGCCATCAGAAAATTGTGGATCAATTTTTACAGCTTTTTCATAATGTTTCAGCGATTCTAAGGGTTTTTGGAGTTTGTCGTAGCATTCGCCTATATAGAAATGTGCCTGAGCATAATTATCATTCAGACTGTTAAACTCCTTGTATGTCTCAATTGCTTCTATATATTTTTCAGAATTAGCAAGCGTATTAGCTTTATTGAATATTGCCGAAGAATATTTATCATCTATAGCAATGGCAAAATCATATGCCTCAATGGCTTTATCGTATTGTTCGTTGTTGTTGTAGTTTATGCCCAAATTGTACCAGGCGTTCTGAGAAAATGGCTCCAGATCAAGATATTTTTCGTAGGATTTAATGCTTTTTTTAGTCGAACCAATTCTTTCGTAGCAAAAGGCCAAATCGTATATAATATTTGCTTCTTTCGGGTCTAACTTATATGCTGATTTTAAATACTGTATAGCAATTTGAAATTTATTTGTGTGTTGAAAAGCCTGGGCAATTTTATAATAAAGATCAGAGTCGTTTTCTTCTTGCATAGAAAGAGCTGCCTCGAAATTACGAACAGCCTCTTTTGTCATTCCTAAAATGTTGTTTGCACTTCCTTTTAGCAAAAGAAGGTCAATGCTCAATTCAATTTTTTCAATTTTTTTTATAAGATTTAATGCTTCTGTTGGTCGGCCTGTATCTATGTAAACCTGTGCTCTTTTCAATTGAATAATTGTTGAATCAGGATGCTGGCTATGTGCAAGCTCGCTAACTGTTGATGCCGAATTTGGTTTGTTTTTTATTAAATAATAATCAATAATATTTTCAAATTCATCAACATCAAAATATTCCTTTCTGTTTGTTTTAAGCATGTTTTCGAATCTATTCACAGATCCAATAACATTCTCATCCTCAAAAAATTCTCTTTCTTCCCAATCTTTCATAAAATAATTTTTTGCAAAATTATAAAAATTGAATGATTATTTAATTATGATTATGAATTTTAAATTATTTCAAAGCTATGAATATCTATACCTGATTCATAGGAGTAATTTTTAACAATGTTCCGGACATTATTCAAAAAGCATCAAAATAAGAATCCAAATACTGAATTCTACGTTCAATCCAGGATTCAATAAAATCAATTTCCGTTTCGCTATAGTTTTGGCTTATATCCGGGACTAAGGCTTCTTTTTCATAAATTCCATTTCTTAACAAAAAATCGTAATTGTCTCTGAATTTTTGATTTAAATTTTGAATATTGAGGCTGTTTTTTCTTAACTCCAACCACCTTTCTTTTGCCTGAGCTCGAAAAATCTGAAATGAAAATAGCCTGTCGTACAA is a window of Bacteroidota bacterium DNA encoding:
- a CDS encoding DNRLRE domain-containing protein; its protein translation is MEISKRKFGNLLIIFLLVNSTITFSQYTFSPSSAKLGESKKITISVPQLLISDDPNCQCPNCHYVSTSNVVLRHHNQNYGTFTYIYPTQIDVIENSTIEAYFDFDASHPVGEFLLLLGYQTSCQLTNGQIFILKPSFSISPNVLVSDTSLTVTFTGLGVEFDQVSEACASYWNANGGFENLSLYAYNILLFGNGSYIHADTIENLVFNYNNNNNYDSQFDAHFTMPSNDAYGNYTIRIDPGGCGIWQHNAFLYYEDCNADFNYQIENFGINLSLEDEIYDRDGFSILFDMGDGNIVQAFDDLTYTYSLPGTYDITCYQNFQSNYYSCADTVVKTITVSCSNLNIETSFDDSVHYYFDNIFPTNEYSILWDFDNGDIAENTLSGYYQYDYFGAYALSLKLTNYSDTNYFCKFTDTIYYYPFESNSSVTVKPNASEGKDAMIANNQENTNFGSSANLNIYSQLINSVEYYNRILIQFDIPEICSENYISNENITSAKIKLYYNPLSNNGFNGGENYDHTYTRVRRITAPWDEDIATWANQPAYEESTNFETPIEETDGPAYFDVTDLVKDINLSPNENFGFLIKASNLLQFYWYSRGVFASSDHYNSDLHPELTINYTNLPPSAGLPEAIFSCPDDTTTLIALDGYLSYQWSTGETGTTIQASDTGYYTLQYTDFHGTTFIDSVHVISEEMNLYETIDTTFEIGTFITLDAGENFTSYVWNDSTNSQFKIITKNENLSVSLLTEFGCNVSKDYHAKLQQTIELFTGWSIISTCINPEQPNFDSIFSELDYLTIVKNQLGLVYYPSFSIDQIGNHVVGEGYQIKMEASETLKIVGAFVSPENTQINLNSGWNIIAYIDHKPSPIQSAFAEMINDIEIVKNDDGQVFWPAYAINLIGNLMPTEGYQIKLSTSQNFNYPYNCTGYIIDERDAQTYEMVQIGNQCWMAENLNVGEWIMSNNSGQSTNQIIEKYCYVDDANNCELYGGLYKWNELMQNSTQESVQGICPDGWHIPSDNEWYIMENFVDSAINDSTLEGWRGVSAGIDLGFGGSTNFEAIGKGYFHISYYDFSSSYFFTSSEKNTNSAYIRSLSPSFTNSYRSGFDKNAALSIRCIRD
- a CDS encoding DNRLRE domain-containing protein, coding for METLERKFRGILIFALLVLISYNGYSQLHLSPENAHLGDSITIEITSPEISFSSNPNCVCPDYYYVCDTNLVLYQYNTDFNTFTNITPIVVNIVDSTTVEATFIFESSHPVGEFGLIIGAPCQLICSFVFELNPSIKASTNLIVADTSFTVTFTGIGLEFGQNSETFAFYWNENGGFSYYCPSNTSVRLKQSNDYIYTDSISNINFYYNSNTDYISQLDATFSIDTSIADYGLYNVFFYHTSTNLNQNNTIYFYEDCNANFLYETDGFGVIVDLEYEIYGLDGIEAYYDMGDGTIINATNSLIHTYSLPGTYTVTSYVVYQSSNYSCSDTVSQNITISCSDININVEFDDSLYYHLNAVFPTSEYSYLWEFGNGDFSTDQNSNYYEYSNFGAYVVSLSLTNNYDTNISCLMLSDTVFVYPKSQYDPIVFKPNSEIGKDALIKSSNMNVNYGAVHYHNIYSTPYSYSIRSLIYFDIPEICENNHISNENIISSKIHLYENDFYSNGFYGQSHLAYTVTELCKITSHWDEISVTYANQPTFDTQTSQVDTPFQNSIKSPYFDITEFAKEINTTPEINHGFLLKVKDENLEYGRGVFASSDHSSDSLHPELIIYYSGFPYNTGLPFGVFQCPGDTITLTAIEGYVSYDWSTGETGKEIQVYDTGQYTLSYTDFNGNVYDHTVNVYSEGYPLQETIDTVFEIGTYINLDPGDDFDSYSWSDNTFEQEKLIFNNEDLQVQLITENGCTISKEYHALLKQTIELSAGWSMISTCIDPVHANIDSIFAELNSLIILKNQMGLTYLPAYEINQIGNHTLGQGYLVKMELSENLEIVGSSISPENIPINLSSGWNMIAFLHHQPVSIEFALSGIIADIELIKNDLGQLYWQSFGIYTLSELLPTEGYQIKINSNQVFTYPNFCSGSFIDARDGQNYNMTQIGNQCWMAENLNVGEWILSNNPGQSTNQIIEKYCYADNSINCENYGGLYKWDEVMQNSTQESSQGICPDGWHIPSDNEWYVLENFVDPAINDPTIEGWRGISAGTILGNGGSAHFEAIGKGFFYTSYNDPNSTYMLSSSENTPSIYYFRQQSSNFTKFYRGQTLKDAALSVRCIRD
- a CDS encoding DUF368 domain-containing protein, which encodes MKEYISLFFKGIGMGVANVIPGVSGGTIALITGIFEKLINSIKSFNLIAVKLLFTGKFKEFAKHINLSFLISVFLGIAVSIITIAKLFGYLFDNYPIYIWAYFFGLILASVYFVGKTISRWSVVVIIIFMVGTAAAVFLSTLNHATENDSIYYLFICGIVAACSMILPGLSGSFVLILMGNYKLVMIDAVNNMDVIILIPVVIGAGFGLLAFSYLLSWIFKNYKDQTISLLTGFIFGSLSILWPWKKSFDSLGDLITTNKFGAFIDSNGKLLEEIKPYAYERYLPEQMNSVIIFSLGLMILGIISIWAIEKFAESKS
- a CDS encoding tetratricopeptide repeat protein translates to MKDWEEREFFEDENVIGSVNRFENMLKTNRKEYFDVDEFENIIDYYLIKNKPNSASTVSELAHSQHPDSTIIQLKRAQVYIDTGRPTEALNLIKKIEKIELSIDLLLLKGSANNILGMTKEAVRNFEAALSMQEENDSDLYYKIAQAFQHTNKFQIAIQYLKSAYKLDPKEANIIYDLAFCYERIGSTKKSIKSYEKYLDLEPFSQNAWYNLGINYNNNEQYDKAIEAYDFAIAIDDKYSSAIFNKANTLANSEKYIEAIETYKEFNSLNDNYAQAHFYIGECYDKLQKPLESLKHYEKAVKIDPQFSDGWYGISLVLLNQQEFEHSLKFIKISLDIENDNPEYWFVYGKILAKMKKYDEAVEAFSKTIDLDPEDIDAWIERSEVFFVTGKTQEAIDAMNVLISSDYKVADIYYYLTAYLLEIGKTDEAIKNLEEALKLDYDMHIDFIEYYQKSRSFTEVVDIINKYRKA